The following nucleotide sequence is from Alkalihalobacillus sp. LMS39.
GTTAAATGAACGACTTTCTTTATAGCTCGCATTTCCTCTCACCTTCTTTACGCTCATTTTTGAAGCACATCTAAAAATACAGTTTCGTATTGTTTTACAATTGTTGTCGCTTCAAAATGATGAGCTCTTTCTATACCTTTTTCAACCACCGCTTGCTTTTCTTCCTTATTTAACAAAAGGACCTTTTCCATTTTGTCTGCCAATTCATCCACATTCCCCACTTCACATAACAAACCGTACTTACCATGATCCAACACTTCAGCTGGTCCAGATTTGCAATCCGTAGAAACAACAGGAGTACCACAGGCAATTGCCTCAGCGATGACATGACTAAATCCTTCATGCAACGAAGTTAATACAAATAAGTCTGCTTGTGCAAAGTATATATAGGGGTTATTTTGAAATCCAAGGAAATGAACACGTTCCTCGACCTTCAATCTCTTCGCCTCTTGCAGGAGTTGGTCTTGTAGTGGGCCTTCTCCTAGAATGATTAATTGACTTTTGATGGATTGATTCACTTTCGCAAAAGCGCGCAGTAATGTTTTTTGGTCTTTTTGTTCGACTAATCGACCTGCAGTAATTACAATTTTATCTTCTGTTTGAAAAAGCGACGTAAACTTTCGATCAACTTCCCCCGTCTTTATTTTCTCTTCAATACTGATTAAATCAACTGGATTGTAGATCACTTTTATTCGGTTTGCGTTTATTTTGTAGCGAGAAACTAAGTTTTCCTTTACCCCTTCAGATAAAGAGACAATTTGATTAGAAAGCTTATAAATTAAACCAAACCCTATTAACTGTAGGTTCACTTTCCATGTTCCACCTAAGTTATCTGCTTCCCGTATGACTGTTTTCACCTTTGTGCCAGAAAGAATACTTGCCATTATTGCAATGGTATTCACTCTTGGGATTGTACTAAATACTAGGTCAATGTTTTCTTCCTTAATAATTTTAGCTAGCGCTTTAATTGATCTACTTAATCTTTTTGTCTCAAGTTTAATAAAGTGAACATCGTCTTTTATTTCTGATTCATAAGAACCATCAAAATTTAATGTCACTAACACGGGAGAAAATTTTGTTCTGTCTAAATTATTTATAATATTTAATAATGTCCGAGCCGCTCCCCCAGCTCCCATTTGATAGATGAAAAATAATACTTTTTTCTTTTTCATAGTAACGTAATCCGTCCTTTTCTACTTCCTTTTTCTTTAGTTTAGGATTTCCTTATCATTTCTATACAGAACACCCTATTAAACTAGTGAATCAAAGGAATTTGACTAGTAGCATTATATCATAAAGCCTTTCATGTAATTATGTGAAATTATGTCGAACTAACCAACGAAAAACCTTATAAAGTACTGGTATTTTATTCTCATCAACCCAATAAATACGCTATTTTTTATATAATGGTCGAAAATAATCCGACTTTTTTTCTATTTTTCATAGAATTTTTCATAATAATATAATAAAATATACTTTGATAATAAAATTAATAACATAAGGAGTGAGTTTTACTTTTGAAGTCCTACAACTTAATACTTACGAGCGTAGTCTGTTTCATGGTGATACTACTCTCCAGTCACATAACTCATGCGCAAAACTTGGAATTATCAGTTGGAATGACAGATGAATCAGTCATTCAATTAAAAATAGACCTTGACCAAGCTGGGTTTAAAGTCTCAGATAATCCGACATCATATTTTGGCTCTGTAACAGAACAAAAGCTGAAAGAATTCCAAGAGGCAAATGGTCTTTTAGCAGACGGAATTGCAAATGAGGAAACGTTAGCAAAACTTT
It contains:
- a CDS encoding glycosyltransferase; this encodes MKKKKVLFFIYQMGAGGAARTLLNIINNLDRTKFSPVLVTLNFDGSYESEIKDDVHFIKLETKRLSRSIKALAKIIKEENIDLVFSTIPRVNTIAIMASILSGTKVKTVIREADNLGGTWKVNLQLIGFGLIYKLSNQIVSLSEGVKENLVSRYKINANRIKVIYNPVDLISIEEKIKTGEVDRKFTSLFQTEDKIVITAGRLVEQKDQKTLLRAFAKVNQSIKSQLIILGEGPLQDQLLQEAKRLKVEERVHFLGFQNNPYIYFAQADLFVLTSLHEGFSHVIAEAIACGTPVVSTDCKSGPAEVLDHGKYGLLCEVGNVDELADKMEKVLLLNKEEKQAVVEKGIERAHHFEATTIVKQYETVFLDVLQK